A region of the Candidatus Hydrogenedentota bacterium genome:
GGCTCGGCGCCTGTGTAATCGTTCAGATAGACGAGGTTGATCCCCTCGGTGCACAGCGCCGTGTCATCGGCGGAACGGAAGTTGCACGGCTCGCTGAAAGTGACCGTGGCGGTGGCGGTGTTCTCACCGGTCGGCACCAGGTCAACCTCGTAGCATTGCCTGAGGATGGTGGGGTCCGCCGCCACGGTCATCCCCGGCAGGGGCTCCTCGGGCACCATGCGCAGTTTGGCATCGTTGAGGTTTATCCCCTGGGTGACTACGGTGATGGTGACGGGCTCGCCCCGGCCCACCACGGGGGGGTCCACGGAGCACGAAATCCAGATGGGCGTGCCGCTAAGGCCGCCGCCCTCCTGGTCCGCGCCCACCTGAAGCTCCTCGTTCAGCACGGCGCCGCGCGCGTCACCCTCAAAGTCAAAGGCGCGGTCCGCGCTCGCCACGAGGCCGGTCACCGGGTCGTCCACCTCGACAAAGTGGCCGGAAAGGACCGGGCTGCCCGTCTGGAGCTTCCCGGTCCACGGGCTGTCGGAATAATCCACCGTCGGGGCCGGATTTAGATTCTCAAAGCCGGCCTTCTCGTAGGGGGCGGGGGGGAAACTGCCGCGAATAACGTTGAGCCAGGTGTTCACCTCCCCCGTCACATTGCCGTCCTCGATGATGCTGGCGGCGAGGTTGATGGGGCCGCTGGTGGCGCGTATCCCGTCGCCGTTGCCCTTGGCGGTGCACTGGTACACCGTCACGAGGCCCGTGCTGTCCGAGAGGACCGCCGGGCCGGAGCAGCCGGTGAACACGGAATTGGACGCCGTGCCCGCGGCCTTTCCCGAGAAGCGCAGGCCGGGGCCGCTGATGTTCTTCGTGGCGCAGCGGATGAACTCCAGGACCGCCGTGTCATCGGTGGCCTGCACCCCCGCGCTGCCCGTGGACACGGTCAGGTTCTCCAGCCGCAGGTGCGCGTTGCTGACGCTGAGCACGGGGTCTGCGGGGGGCAGGCCGATGCACACGTCGTCTATGAGGAAGCTCGGCGGCGCCGCCCCGCCGGCGATTTCCGCGCGGAAGCGCAGGGTCTTGGTGGTGTCCCGCCAGGCGGCGGGATAGGGCAGGATGAACATGCGGTAGGAAGCGAGGGAGGCGTCGGCCGCGTGCTGTTCCAGGAGCACCGTCGCGTCCACCTCCACCTTGAAGGTGCTGTCGGCGCCGCCGGGCTGGCCGACCCGGAGGTTGAACCGGATTTCGCTGCCGGACGACGGGAAGGTGACGCTCTGCCGGAGGTCCACCGCCGACGGGGCGCCCACTTCACGGGTGAGCAGGAGCGCGCGGGCCGACGCGTTGCAGCCGGGCCCGGTGAAGTAGCTTGCGGGGAGCGGCGGGCCGAGAATGTCGCAGGGCGTGGCGGCGGACCATTGGCCGGCCGCCAGGCCGGCGTTCTCCATGTCGCCGTAAAGAATCTTGTCGCCGCTTTTCACCAGCGCGGACAGCCATCCGCCCAGGTTGGAGAGGCTGAGGTCGTCCAGTACGAACCGGGTGACCGGTCCGGAGACCGCGGCCGGCGGCTGGACGGTGGCGCGGAAGACGGGCATGACCGATGACGGCGGGATCAGCGGCACCGAGACGGACTGGCAGTTGGCCCCGGCGAGGGATTCGGCCGCGGCGCTCCAGACAGCAGCCTCGCCCGGACGCGGCAGCAGCTCAATCTTGTCGCCGGGCCGCGGGGTGTCGGCGCGCACGCTGAAACGCAGGGCGGGCGGCACAAGCCCCCCCAGGCTCAGCACCTGCGCGGCGCCCGCGAAGGGGGCAACCAGTTCCACGAGGGACGCGCCGGGGCTGAGCAGGGCGAAGCCCAGATTGAGCGCGGCGGCCGTGGGAAGCGCCAGCGCGCCGACGCCGAACTCCGCGCCGCCGATGAGCGCGCAGGGCGGGTCCTCCGGGGCGCCAACGGCGAACTGGGACTCAATGGCGAGGGACTGGATTATCGCCGCCAGCGCCGGCGCGGGGGTGAACGTGTCCAGGGGCAGGGCCACGGGGGTCCAGTCGGCGGCGGCGGCCAGGTCCGTGTCCTGGATGAAGGCGGTTCCCGTGTTGCCGCCGGAGTCGGTCACCGTGACGACCAGCCGGTTGCCGGCAATGGGCGCATGCGCCTTGACCCAGACGGTGAGCGTGGCGCCGGGAACCACGGTGAAGGGCAGCGGCAGGGTCATCCATTCCAGACGCGCGGGGCCCCCGGGGGGGAGGTTGGGCACGGGCGTGGCGACGCCATAGCGCAATTCCACCTGGTCGGGCGTGAGGCCCGGCGTCGGCGTGGCGCAGGGGTCCAGCGTGAACTGGGCCAGCCACTCGCCGGAGGCGGCCCGGGCCGGATCCTTCACGATGACCGGCGGGGACGGCGGGTTGGGTATCCAGAGCGAGGTCTGGCCGGCCTCAAAATCGCCGTTGTCCACGACATTGCCGGGGCAGGGGCCGCCAACGCCGTTGCCCTCGATGACGCTTTCCGTCGGCAGCAGGCCCGGGTCGCCCAGGATTTCCAGGTCTTTGGTGACCGTCACGGGCGCGTCAAGCGGCCAGACGGCCTCGCTGCCCGAGGTGTTCTCCAACTGGATGGTGTCGCCCTCGGCGGCATCCGCGATGGCCTGGGCCAGGTCCTCGCCCTCGCTGACCGTAATCGTTGCGGCGGGGGCGCCCGCCGCGATCATCACCGCCGCCGCAAAGGCGGCAAAAAAGACACACGACCTCCGCATCATCCGTCCATCCTCCTAGTGTCCCGTACCCGCGCGGATCAGCGAACCCCCCTCGCTTCTTCCGACGCATCTTTGCGGGCGCGGCGCTCGTAGATGGCGCGACCGGCGGATTCCGCAGTTTTCACAAACTCCTCGGAATTCATCCGGCCCCGGTAGTCCAGTCTGCCGTCTCCGTCCAGGTCGGAAAGATTTCCCTCCTGCACGGTCACGAGAATCTCGAACATGTCCGACCGGGTCTCCACCAGATTCGCCAGTCCCGCAAACCGTTGGTATACCTCGTTGTAGCGCTCTTCCGCGTGCCGGTAATTGCTCAGCGGCCGCACCGGAGGAAGCACGCCGTCTTCATTACCAAGTATACCATCCTCCCCCGCACCTGCGGCGACGGATGCGAGCAGGGTGAAATAGCGGCCGTCGGGGTGGTGCGGCCGCTGGGACACGAGCATGGACATCAGCCGCAGCGAGGCCAGGCCCTCGTAGTCCTTATCCCAAGCTTTGGGATTTGTTAGCGAGGGAATCAACGGGTAGGTGTCACTGGGGTAGAGCTGGTCCTGGAGCGGATTGCCCAGCACCGGGTTGGGCGTGAAGCCCAGGGGCGGCCCGACCGCAAGAAATTCGGGCAGCGAGGGCATGCCGAGGCTGTCCTCCCTCCTGGGGGCTAACCGTTGCCTTTTTGCCTGAATCACGCCCGCCAGGCTGTCGTAGGCCTTGACGATGCCGGGGAGGCCCAGGAGCGGGTTGAACAAATAGTCGGTGGGGGGACCACCGGTGCTGCTCTCCACCCGGTACTGGCCCGTTTCGGCGGTGTTGAGGTTGAGGCGGCCGACGGTGCGCGGGGCGGGGGTGAGGACAACGCAGGTGACGCAGGCCACCTGGTCGGGGCGGCCGAGGTTGCGCACGCGCAGGGCGAGGAAGTTGTCGGTGACGCGGACGAGGCGGGGCCGCCAGGCCATGGACGCATCGTGGCTGTAGAGGATCATGCCGTCGCCATCGGCGCGGTAGGCCACGCCGGAGGGCACGCCGCCGAGGGCGGGGTCGTCGTCGGGGGGGTACCAGTCGGCGGGATGGGCCAGGGCGCGCGCCTGGAGGGCCGCGCGCGCCTCGGGGGTGACGGCCGCAGGCAGGGTGTCCAGGCGCGGGGCCACGCGGGAGGCCGTGGTGCGGTCGGTGACGAATTCCAGGGCGAGCAGCGGGTCAAAGCGGTCCGCCGTGCCCGCGTCCCGGTTCTTCTCCAACTGCATGAGCCCGGCCAGCCGGGGCTCCAGCACAGAGCCGGTGCTGTCGAGCGGCAGGGGCGGCTCGTCCAGGCGGTCGGCCAGTCCGAGGGCGGCGGCACCGTCGTCGGAGAGGCCGGTGACGACTTTCTGGAGATGGTCCAACTGGTCGGCCATGCCGGGCACGAAGGTGCCGACGTAGGCGATGTAGGTGCCGTTGACGAGGCCGTCCTCGGCGTCCCAGGTGAAGACGGCCTCGGGACGGTTGGCCTCGCCCGCCGCCGTGTCGTGTTTGCTGACAAACATGACGGCGCGGCGCGCCACAGGCCAGCGCCGCCCCGCCTCGGCCGGGAGCATGGCGCCGAAGACGGGCGCGGGGCGGGCGGTGTCGAGGAGGAAGTCCTGGTTGAGCACGACGGGCCAGTTCCACACGGCGGTCGAGGGCAGTGTGATCCGCTCCGGCGGGCCGGTGTACCGGGTGGCGCCGCCGTTCAGCTCGCCGAACACGGGGAAGGGGGCGTAGGGCTCCGCCACGGCGTTGCCGTCGGCGAAGAGGTAGACGGGACTCCAGTAGAAGGGCGGCACGTCGGGCGTGGCCGGACTATTATCGGGGTCGGTCCACTGGACAAAACGCTGGAAGAAATCATCGTACGACTCAGCGCGCTCGTCTATGTCACTTCGGGCGGGGTTGGGCCAGAGGGGGGCGAAGCCGGCCTGGCCGACGGTGAGGACGACGGGGTCGAGGGCGGAGAGCTCGGTGAGGTCGCCGAGGCCGGCCATGCGGGTGCGCATGGGCTGGGCCCGGTGGGGGTTCAGGGGGGCGGCGTTGGCCAGGACGGCCGCGCGCACGGAGAGGTCCTGCCGCCAGACGATGCCGGCCGTGTTGCCGGGGGGCCGGTTCTGGAGGGCCGCCTCGTAGGGGCTGAAATCATTGGGCTGGTAGCGCGTGTTGACATAGGCCGAGGGGATGCGGAAATCCGTGTCCAGGCTGTGCTCGAAGAGGGGCATGGGCACGCGCATGAGGTCGGCGAGGGTGGCATAGGGCACATTGCCCGTGCCGGACCGGCGGAACGCGTGGGCGTGGTTCACATAGACCCCGTCGTCGCCGGGGAAGACCACCTCGTCGTTCTCCAGGAACTGGCGTAGTTTGCCGGGGGTGTTCTTGACCGTGGCGTCCCAGGTGCGCATGGCCAGCATGGGCGCCGTGTCCTCCGGCCCCGCCCCGCCAAAGAAGCCGGCGGCGAGGTCGGCCGGGTTCTCCCACAGGCGCTCGGTCAGGTTCATGCGCAGGGGCGACCCGGCCATGGCATGGCCGAACAGCCGCGCCACATGCTCCTTCGGCGTGGCGGTGTAGACCACATCCAGGCCGAAACGGGGCTCAATGCTCCCCCCGCCGCTGCTGGTATAGGCCTGCTCGTACCACGCCGGGCTGTCGGCCCAGTCGTCATAGGCGCCGTCCGTCGGCTCCCAGCGATTGCTCGTGCCGAAGCGGTCGCCCGCATAGAGCGGGTGTTTCCGCTCCAGCGCCCGGTAGAAGTCCAGCCCCATCTGGTCCGGAGGCCAGTAGCTCAGCCGGGTAAGGTCCAGGGCGACGCGGTTCTCAAGGGCGGTGCCGCCGGCCCCCTGCCAGGCCCCTGCGGTGTCGTAGTTGTTGTAGCCGTCCACATAGTAGGGCGACTCCACGATGTCGTCCACCGTGCGGTTGATGACGTCGTACTCGCGGTAGGTGGCCTGGTCGGCCACGCGGCCAAAGGCCGAATCGCCCACGTACAGCGTCACGATCACGTTGTCGCCGGGGTTCCACCGCCGCTCCACAAAGGCCGCCCACTCGGGGGAGTCGCCGGGGGTAACGCCGAAGGGGGTGACGCCGGGAAGTGCGTAATTGTCGTAGGCTCCCCCCAAGCTGAAGTCATACCCCTGTCTGACCACTTCACTCCCGGCATAGGCGGAGCCGTTCAACCAGTCGTTGATGTATGAACTCACAGCCGGCGTGTAGCCGATGCCGAAGGTGCCCGCCTCGAACGAGCCGGGGCCGTACACGCGGGGGCGCTGCCCGAGGTAGGTGAGGGGCGCGTTGCCCTCGTCCACGCCCTCGCTGAGGAAGGCGTTGGCGTGGTACCACAGGGTGACGGCGGGGTCGGCATCTTCGTAGTCCGCGCCGTTCTCGTCCACATACCCGTTGAAGTCGTTGTCCACCATGTCCTTGTCGAGGGTGCCGCGAATGTAGCGGCGCAGGATGGCGCCGTCCGGCGTCAGGTCAAGCCCCGTGCTGTCCTTGGCGATGTAGCCGCCGTCGCCGTCGTTGTCGTAGCCGTCGCGCTCGGGGTAGTTGGGCAGCACACCGCCGCGCAGGACCAACTGCGCCACCCGCTTGACGGAATTGATTTCCGTCAGGGGCACGGGCTTGGCCGCGTCGGTGTAGGGGGCGTCCTCCCACAGCCGCCGGTTGACCATCGGCACAATGCGGGCAAACGCGGGCACCACGCCCGCGGCGTTCCCATGCGTCCGGATTTCCTCCAGCGCGCCGTCCGTGTCGAGAATGTCATTCGGTGTCGAGGGAGGGGGCGGCACGGGGGGGAAGTACCGCCGCTGCGACGACACGCCGTCGCCGTCGTTGTCCACGTAGTCCGTGGGCGGAACAGGCGTCGGCGGATCTGTGCTTCCGTCATACGCAGGTGCCCGTCGAGAGAAGACGGAGCCTGTCCCTTCAACAAGGCCGCCCGGAAAACTGCCGCTTATCCCTTGCACGCTGGAATCAGAAAGCGCCCCGTAATTGATGTCGGGGCTGGTGTCGCCAATAGGAGGCACGGTCACATAGGCGATTGGATTGTCTGTCGCCGTCATGGTCGCAGGGACCCCCTCAATGTCATATCGAGCCATGCCGATGCCATTGGCGCCGGGGGTGGCAAAATCGGGGTCGGGGGGAATGGTGTCGCGGTAGGTGTCGAGGGGGGGGGCCTTGGTTGCGCCCTGCTGGTCTGTGAAGGTGAGGAGCAGGCGGCCCTTGGCGGCGATGCGGGTCTGGGCGGGCACCTCCCACACACTCTTGAAGGGATCGCGCATTTCGGGGTTCGTGTCGAGGCCCGCCGGGTTGGGAATCCCCACCTCCAGCGTCCACCCGGAAAGGTCCAGCTCCTGGTCCGTCGTGTTCGCAATCTCCACATACTCGTGGTCCGGCTCCTGCGAGAAGTCGAAGAAGTTGACGGAGAGATGGCGGGGGATCGGCTGGCCGCTGACCGGGTCCATAAGGGGCAGGCCCGTCGCAGGGTCGAGCAGGTAAAGATTCGCCTCGATGGGCTTGAGACGGACGGCGACGCACAGGGTGTCGTAGGCCGCCCCGGCAGGCGGCACGATGACCGTGAGCGTGCGGGTGGAGGGGGTGTCGGTCGCGACGACGGTGTCCAGGAAGGCCCCGTTGTGCTGGTCGCCGAGGAGATCGGTCAGCGTGGGGACCGTGGGGTCGGACCCGTAGAGAATCAGGAAATACTGCTCAATGGCCGCGTAGTCCGACGGATTCAGGGGGGCCGGGTCCTCCAGCGCCCGCGAGGGGAGGAAAACCCATCCGGGCGGGGTGCCCGCCCCCGTGGCGAGAAACTCCGGCTCGTCCACTGTCTGGAAATACTTCGCGCAGTAGTCGGCCAGCAGTTGCGCGCGCTCGACGGTCAGGTCGTCGTTGAGGCCGTCGCCGTCCACGTCGTAGGCGTCGGGGATGTTGACGATGCGCGCAATGTTGGAGGCGACGCTCTCGGTCCCGGAAGCCATCGTGGTGTACCGGATGGAGTACTCAAGCTGGTTGGTGTTGTCCACCGTCACGGCGCCGGTGACGGGGTCCGTCACGTTGAGGGTCAGATAGTAGCGGCCGGCGGGCAGGCCGTCGGTGGCGCGGAAACGGAACTCCATCACGTCGGGATTGACATTGGCCGGGTCGTTCTCCAGGGGCGTCCAGACGGTTCCCGCAGGCACGGTGTAGCGGTAGCCCGTCTGCGAGCCGAGGATGGGCTGCTCCGAGACAATCGCGCCGGTGCCATCCACCTCCTGATAGTAAGTCCGCAGTTTCCACTCGGGCGCGGCCATGGCCGTCATCCGGTCCATGTCAAAGGCGGGCATTTCGGCGTAGGGGGCGGGGTTGAGGTTGAAGAACGGGATGTTGGCGGCGGTCCAGTTGACGGTGTCGGCGGAGGGCCTTTGCATGAGCAGGTCAATCTGGTAGGCGGCCTGGCCGGCGAGGGGGAGGATTTCGGCCTCGACGCGGCGGACGGGGCGGGGCATGATTTCGGTGATGCGGATGGCCTCGGCGCCTGCGGCGGCGTAGGAGAGGAGGCGGTTTTGCCCCTCGAAAATGTCCGGATCGGGGTTGGAGTCGGTGATGGCGGCCCACCAGGGGTCCACGGCGGAGATGTCGTTGAACTCGGGGGTGATGCCGAAGGAGTCGGAGAAGTATTCCTGGATGGAGCCCGCGGGGAAGAGGTCCTGCCGGCGGACGCGCTCGCGCTCGTTGAGGGGCTCGGCGGGCTCGTTGTCGAGATTGGCGGAGCCGCGCTTTTCCATGACGAGGAGGGAGCGGACGGCGTCGCGGTCGCGGTGGTCGGCGACGTTGACGGCGGTCTGGAGGGCCTGGAGCTGCGCGTCGGCGGGGAAGAGGCCCGGGGCGGCGTTGTTGCCGCCGAGGAGGGCGCCGCGCAGGGTCTTGTTGGACTGGCGCAGGCCGAAGGCGAAGCTGCGGACGGTGGCGTCCATGCCGGCCCCGTCCGCGGCGCGGGCGGCGTTGGGGAACTGGCCGCGCAGGAGCAGCGCGGCGGCAAGCTGGGGCGCGTCGGCGAAGTTGGGGTCGAGCTTGTTGACCGCGCGGTCGCCGTAGGGGGTGGAAATGTAGGCGACGTTGCGCGCCTCGCTGTGGGCCGTGATGAAGCGGTTGATGTCGGCCCACTCCTTGGGCTGGAAGGCCGGGGAGGCGCCCGCGTCGGCCATCTTCTGGAGTTCATAGTGGACGGCGAGGGTGCGGTCGCCCAGTTCGCCGACCTCGTCCGTGGCGCCGTTGTTGTTGTTGTCGTCGTTGTCAGATTCGGCGAAGGGGTTGCGCAGGGGGGCGCGCTGGAGGAACTCGGCGGGGTCGTCTATGCCCTCAAGCATGCCCAGGGCGCGGTAGTAGGCGGCGGTGCTGCTGTTGAGAACGTCGTCGGTCCACAGAACGGGCGCGGAGGCGGGCGGGGTGCCGGAGAGCTGCAGCTTTGACCACTCGCTGAGCCGGGGCAGGTAGAGGCCGGAGTCGGGGAGGCCGGAGGCGTTTTCGTCGCGCCGGGAGAAGGCGAGGAGGAAGCTGTTGACGTTGTCATCGGCGCGGCCGAGGCCGGGGGCGGTGACGTCGTAGTCGTAGGGCTGGGCCGTGAGGCTTCCGGCGGGGTTGACGGGCGCCTCAAAGTCCCACAGGTTTCTTTCAGGGAGGCCGACCCTGACGCCCGCGCCCATGAGCATGTTCCATGTCTCGGCGGCGCGCTGGACGCCCATTGCGGGGAGGATGCGTGTCTCGTATTCGGCGGGGGTGAGGGCCTGGCTCATGCCGCGGACCACGCGGGTGGCTGGGTTGGCCAGTGCGAGGGTGTCTTGGTGTCCGTAGGTGTGGAGGCCGCCTGCGTTGAGGTTGGCCTTTCCGGACTCGTCGGCGACGTGGACGGCCATGCGGCCGACGACCTCGCAGACGGACTCGGCGCTGACGCCGAGGACGTAGGCGGGGCAGGTGCAGGTGGCCCCGGTGGGGGTGCCGTCGGGGCGGCGCACGGGGATCTCGTGGTAGGTGGAAAAGGCGGTGTGTGACAGGGAGAAGGCCGCGGCCACGACGTCGAGGTTCAGGGGGCGGAAGCCCTTGTCGGTGAGGACGGGCACGGAGATGGGGGGGCAGTCGTAGGTGCCGTCGTCTTTCAGGGTGACAAATTCCGGCCCGGGGGCGGCGTAGGCGGTGAACCCGTTGACGTGGAGGTCGTAGTCGTTGTCCACCGTGTCCACGTTGCCGATGTTCAGGATGGCCGGCGCGGCGGGCAGGCCGTCCAGGTCCACGCGGGGCGCGCGGATTTGGTCGGGCAGGGTGAGGTAGACGTATTCCAGCGCGTTGCCGTTTGCCGCGTTGGGGCGGCGGTCGGCGGGCGTGATCTCGCCGTCGTTGTCCATGTCCACGGGCACGGAGAGGCCGGGCAGGGGCAGGGTGAGGCGGTAGGCGGCGACGGGGGTGGGATAGTCCGGGTCCTGTTCGCGGATGACGGCGCCGGAGCCGTCCACGGCGTAGACGAAGGCGCCGAGTTCGAAGTTGCGGCGGATTTCGCCCTCGTCGGTGGCGTCGAGCCCCTCGGAGGCGACGGTGGGGTCGTAGAACTTGCTGTCGGGGTAGCCGTCGAGGTCGTTGTCCACGCCGTCGCCGGAGAGGTCCGCGTCCTTGGGGAGGGGAATCCAGGCGCTGTCGCGCAGGCCGTCGCCGTCGCTGTCGAAGTCGGCCCAGAGGTCCACGAAATTGGCGGGGAAATACCCGTCGGTGCCGGACGGCGCGAAGGGGAGGAAGGTGGAGCCGTCATTCCGCTCGACGATGACCTGGCCGGCGAAGTCGGGGGTGACGAAGGGGAACCTGCGGTCCATTTCGGCGGTCATGGTGAAGCGGTCGAAGCGCTGGGAGAGGCCCGCGGCCGTGAGGGCGTTGTTGACGTCCGTGAGGGTGAGCCGGACGCCCGCGGCGTCCACCAGGCGCATGTCCTTTTCGGAGGCGAAGAGGAGGATGGTCTGGCCGCTCCATCGGGGCACGGCGAGCCAGGGGGCGGTGCGCGGGCCGCGGAAGAGGGGCTCGCGGACGCCGTCGGGGGTGGTGTCGGCGGGGTCGGCGGCGTCGCCGTCGCCCCGGTAGAACTGGGCGTAGAGGATGCCGCCGGAGAGGAGGCCGGCTTCGCGCAGGGCGCGCTCGACGGGCTCGAGGGTGAAGGCGGTGCGGCCGCCGTCCCAGGGGGCGATGCCGTCCACCCAGGTCCATTCCTTGCCCGCGAAGGCGGCGCCGTTGAACAGGGTGCGCCAGGCGTGGTCGGTGGAGGTGGCGTTGGGGTTGACCTGGAGGTCGCGGTTGAGGGTGTACTGCGCGACGGCGAAGCCGGCGTCCACGAGGTACTGGGCGCGGACGGTGTGGACGACATTGACGGCGGTGGTGGACTCGATGCGGGTGACGGCGAAGAAGGTGAGGCCGATGGCGAGCAGCACGGCCATGATCGAAAGGGCGACGATGAGGGCCGCGCCCGAGTTCCGGTGCAGTTTGCCGTGCCGCCGGGGTCCCGCCGGCCCTGTCTTGCCCCAGGCGGCGGCGGGGGCCCCGCCCGGGTTCCGGTGCAGTCTTCCGTACCGCCGGCGTCCCGCCGGCCTTGTCTTGCCCCAGGCGACGGCGTGGGCCCCGCCCGGGTTCCGGTGCAGTCTGCGCATGCGTTACATCCTGTCGTGTGGGCCGCGGCGCGGGCCGCGGGCCGGTGTCACCTGGAGCCGCGCATGTAGGCTGCGGGCAGGTCCACTTTCTGCTGGTACCACTGGGTCATGGGCGGCAAATCCGATCTGGCCGGGGCGGCGTAGAGCCAGAAGCCCGGCGCCAGCCACGCGGGCAGCCGCGACACCACGGGGTCGCCGGCCGTCTGCTCGGGGTCTGAAAGGTCGCCCGCCGCCTGGAAATCGGCCGCCAGGTCCTGCATCTCGTCGGGGCCGGGATTGACCGCCATGCCGAGCAGGAGCGCCCGCGACGCGGGATTGTTGTACAGCGTGTTGAACACGGGGCCGCTGGTGCCGTCCTCCATGCCGTAGAAGAAGAAGGAGGAGAGGTCGAGGGCGTTCACGGGCCGGAGCTGGCCCGAGACCGGGTCGGGCCGGTAGACGGGATTGCCCCCGTCGCACAGCACGGCCTCGATGATCAGGTTCTCCACCACCTCGTAGTCGGGCCAGCTGGGGTGGTTGGCCTGGCATTCCCCAACACAGTCAGAGTCTCCGCCGCACAGCGCCACGCAGTCCTCGGCCCAGAAATCCACGGGGGCCAGGGTGTGGTAGGCGATCCTGGGGAACCCGTACAGGGGCATGCCGCCGGTCATGCGGTGCATCATGTCGCGGTTGTTGAGCGCCTCGAGGAAAAAGGTCGCGTTGCGCAGGGGGGCGACGAGCTTGGCGAAGTCGGAGACGTAGCCCGAGCCGTCCACGGGGAGTTCCTGGCCGAAGGCGTTGAGGCTGGTGGCACCGGTGTGGTCCTCGTAGCGGAGCAGGGAGCCGAGGCGTATCTGCACGTTGAAGTCGTAGAAGCTGTCGGCGCCCATGACGGGCGGATAGACGCTCAGGAACAGGGCCTCCTCGGTGGGGGCCTGGCGCAGGAACAGCTCGCGGACCTCGCTCCACTTGAGGGGCATCTCGACGAGGAAGGTCTCCGCCCCGGGGCGGATGACGTAGGCCACGCGGCCGAAGGCGCCGTCCTCGAGCGCGCCGAGGTACATGAAGCCGTTGGGCTCGCCGTAGAAGCGGGTGAGGCCCCGCGTGTCGTCCGTCGTGAACGCCACCTTGATGTCCTGCTCGAGCACGGCCAGGGCGTTGCGCGCGCGCTCCATGTTGTTGAGCATGGCGTAGCCCTGGCGCACGGTCCGCGTGGTGCCGGAGATCAGCAGGGCGATGCTGCCCATGATGACCAGGAAAATGGCCATGGACACGAGCATCTCCACGAGCGTGAAGCCCGCCGTGCCGGTCCGCGCCTGTTTGTGCCCGTCCGCCGGGGCGCGCTGGTCAGCGCTCGGTGACATAGGTGACAAACTCCTCCTCCCTGCCGCTGTTGAGCCGCACCGAGAAGACCACACGGTAGAGGTCGTCGCCGGGGCCGCCGACGCGGGTGGCCGTGGCGCGCCAGGAGTCGTAGAGGGTGTAGGCGCGGGCCGACGCCTCCACGACGTGGTAGGTGTTGTTGTTCACCCAGCTGGACAGGGAGGCGCCCGCGCCGCCCGTGCGCACCTCGCTGAGCTGGGTGCGCGCCAGCGCCGCGATGACCGTCCGCTCCGACGCCACGCGCTGCTGCGCCAAAGACGCCGGAAACAGCGACATGACCGCCATGATCCCCACGGCCAGGATCGTCAGGGCGATCACCACCTCGAGAAGCGTGAAGCCGGCGTTGTCGGGGCGGGTGTGTCTCATGGCGCTTGCAGGCTCCCCGTCTTGATGCGGCCCGTGGACCGGTAAATGGTCACCTCCTGACCCTGGTACCCCATCGTGCCCTGCTCGGTCCCGCTTTTCCATAGGTTCAGGTCCAGATCGTCAAAGGTCTTGGAGGTCCACATCCGCTCCTCGCGCGGCTCGTCGGGCATGGGCGCGAAGAGGATGCGGAAACGCTGCTTGTCCTCATCGGAAAGCAGTGAACCCTTTCCGTCGAAGATATGGCCCAGATATATCTCCACATCGGCGGCGGCAAACTCCGCCTCTCGCACCGCAAGCTGGGGGTCTATGTAGCTCCGGTAGACGCGCACCGGCGCCATGCCCAATTCCTTGGTGCCCGCATCGGCCGCCTGAAAAAAGAACGGCTTATAATCCGGCCCGTCTGGCGGCGGATCGCCCGTGACGTTGTACTTCAGTCCGCTGGGGGGCTGGTCGTAGCTGTCGGGCGGCTTCTGGAGGAGAACGCAGTAGCCGGAAATGAAGGGCTGGAAGTCGGCGCCGTGCTGCGGCGTGGGCACGTAGAGGCCCGCGTAGGAGGTTCCGGCGT
Encoded here:
- a CDS encoding type II secretion system protein, with amino-acid sequence MRHTRPDNAGFTLLEVVIALTILAVGIMAVMSLFPASLAQQRVASERTVIAALARTQLSEVRTGGAGASLSSWVNNNTYHVVEASARAYTLYDSWRATATRVGGPGDDLYRVVFSVRLNSGREEEFVTYVTER
- a CDS encoding prepilin-type N-terminal cleavage/methylation domain-containing protein, which gives rise to MSPSADQRAPADGHKQARTGTAGFTLVEMLVSMAIFLVIMGSIALLISGTTRTVRQGYAMLNNMERARNALAVLEQDIKVAFTTDDTRGLTRFYGEPNGFMYLGALEDGAFGRVAYVIRPGAETFLVEMPLKWSEVRELFLRQAPTEEALFLSVYPPVMGADSFYDFNVQIRLGSLLRYEDHTGATSLNAFGQELPVDGSGYVSDFAKLVAPLRNATFFLEALNNRDMMHRMTGGMPLYGFPRIAYHTLAPVDFWAEDCVALCGGDSDCVGECQANHPSWPDYEVVENLIIEAVLCDGGNPVYRPDPVSGQLRPVNALDLSSFFFYGMEDGTSGPVFNTLYNNPASRALLLGMAVNPGPDEMQDLAADFQAAGDLSDPEQTAGDPVVSRLPAWLAPGFWLYAAPARSDLPPMTQWYQQKVDLPAAYMRGSR
- a CDS encoding prepilin-type N-terminal cleavage/methylation domain-containing protein; protein product: MRREARHSGGGAAGFSLVELIVVLAVIGILTAISIPVVRMFSQNDLQRGVRPLTSMLRAARVYAATYNVNTAVIYEIAPFPVDDTILGQTVRVLSGAMVVYQLPKDAGTSYAGLYVPTPQHGADFQPFISGYCVLLQKPPDSYDQPPSGLKYNVTGDPPPDGPDYKPFFFQAADAGTKELGMAPVRVYRSYIDPQLAVREAEFAAADVEIYLGHIFDGKGSLLSDEDKQRFRILFAPMPDEPREERMWTSKTFDDLDLNLWKSGTEQGTMGYQGQEVTIYRSTGRIKTGSLQAP